A DNA window from Mycoplasmopsis pullorum contains the following coding sequences:
- a CDS encoding helix-hairpin-helix domain-containing protein codes for MNQDVITKLSQELNIDIKYLENTLQMLSEGSTVAFISRYRKEFTGNLDEEQINDIYKKYKYNLELEERKNTILNSLKEKDLLTPEIEKSILESTKKSDLEAIYEPFKIGKKTKASEAIKLGLEPLAKEIFTNTKIEFNPYKYAEKFITKDVASVEFAIEQALFIISQWISQDPWVRDYVYDQIWNYGKINTKLKPKAIDENSVFKIYYDFTQPIKYIQNYKILAINRAVKKDILAMKFEINETILLNNITNHFFKNKRTAALLKNAVQDSLNRLILPSVKNKIFEDLFARAEKDAIQIFSKNLESILLSPAVKNTKLLAIDPAYVHGCKYALLEGDGTLIKTGVIYPNPPVNKLKESSEIILKEINQHVPQMILIGNGTASWETRDFIEKLLEKNKFNIPVEIVSESGASVYSASELAQEEFPELSVELRSAINIGRRFQDPLNEIIKIDPKSIGIGQYQHDVNQKELGEELDFKIFKTINLVGVNLNSATKHILLHVSGINKKTAQNIVEYRNENGLFKNRNELKKVKGLGAKSFEQSVGFLRIYGSSEFLDSTNIHPESYKVARQIMEYLNYDVQTQKFEKEYQIDELAQKFKISIYDVELIIDSLLNPARDIRDRKSGFKIDYSLKTIDDLAINNSYNGRIENITDFGVFIFIGIKESVFVHNSKITGSFNKNDLFIGQDLLVEILEINKENGRISGLIK; via the coding sequence ATGAATCAAGATGTAATTACAAAATTATCACAAGAGTTAAATATCGATATTAAATATTTGGAAAATACATTGCAAATGTTAAGTGAAGGATCAACTGTTGCATTTATTTCGAGATATCGAAAAGAGTTTACTGGTAATTTAGACGAAGAGCAAATTAATGATATTTATAAAAAATATAAATATAATCTAGAACTTGAAGAACGTAAAAATACTATTCTAAATAGTCTTAAAGAGAAAGATTTATTAACCCCAGAAATCGAAAAAAGTATTCTTGAATCGACAAAAAAATCTGATTTAGAAGCGATTTATGAACCTTTTAAAATTGGTAAAAAAACAAAAGCTTCTGAAGCAATTAAACTAGGCTTAGAACCGTTAGCAAAAGAAATTTTTACAAACACAAAAATCGAGTTTAATCCTTATAAATATGCCGAAAAATTCATCACCAAGGATGTAGCAAGTGTTGAATTTGCTATTGAACAAGCACTTTTTATCATTTCGCAATGAATTTCACAAGATCCATGAGTACGTGATTATGTGTATGATCAAATTTGAAATTATGGAAAAATTAATACCAAATTAAAACCTAAAGCAATTGATGAAAACTCTGTTTTTAAAATATATTATGATTTTACTCAACCAATTAAATATATTCAAAATTACAAAATTTTAGCAATTAATCGTGCAGTCAAAAAAGATATTTTAGCAATGAAATTTGAGATTAATGAAACTATTTTATTAAATAACATTACTAATCATTTTTTCAAAAATAAACGTACAGCTGCACTACTTAAAAATGCTGTTCAAGATTCATTAAATCGTTTAATTTTGCCATCAGTTAAAAACAAAATCTTCGAAGACTTATTCGCTCGTGCTGAAAAAGATGCTATCCAAATTTTTTCAAAAAATTTAGAATCAATTTTACTCTCTCCAGCAGTTAAAAATACTAAGTTGCTTGCAATTGATCCGGCCTATGTCCATGGTTGCAAATATGCATTACTTGAAGGTGATGGAACACTAATTAAAACTGGTGTGATATATCCTAATCCACCTGTAAATAAACTCAAAGAATCAAGTGAGATTATTTTAAAAGAAATTAATCAACACGTACCACAAATGATATTAATTGGTAACGGAACAGCTTCGTGAGAAACAAGAGATTTTATTGAAAAATTACTTGAAAAAAATAAATTCAATATTCCTGTTGAAATCGTTTCAGAATCAGGAGCAAGTGTTTATTCAGCTTCAGAATTAGCTCAAGAAGAATTTCCTGAATTAAGTGTTGAACTTAGATCAGCAATTAATATTGGTAGACGTTTTCAAGATCCTTTAAATGAAATTATCAAAATCGATCCTAAATCAATCGGTATTGGTCAATATCAGCATGATGTAAATCAAAAAGAATTAGGTGAAGAATTAGACTTTAAAATCTTTAAAACAATTAACCTTGTTGGAGTTAATTTAAACAGTGCAACCAAACATATTCTTTTACATGTATCTGGAATTAATAAAAAAACAGCTCAAAATATTGTTGAATACCGTAATGAAAATGGATTATTTAAAAATCGAAATGAACTCAAAAAAGTTAAAGGTCTTGGAGCAAAAAGTTTTGAACAATCAGTCGGTTTCTTAAGAATTTACGGTTCAAGCGAGTTTTTAGATTCAACAAATATCCATCCTGAAAGTTACAAAGTTGCACGTCAAATAATGGAATATTTAAACTATGATGTGCAAACTCAAAAATTTGAAAAAGAATATCAAATTGATGAATTAGCTCAAAAATTCAAAATTTCAATTTACGATGTCGAATTAATTATCGACTCATTATTAAACCCTGCTAGAGACATTCGCGATAGAAAAAGTGGTTTTAAAATCGATTATTCACTCAAAACAATTGATGATTTAGCAATTAATAATTCGTACAACGGAAGAATTGAAAATATAACCGATTTTGGTGTGTTTATTTTTATCGGAATCAAAGAAAGTGTTTTTGTGCATAATAGTAAAATCACTGGTTCATTTAATAAAAACGACTTATTTATAGGTCAAGATTTGTTGGTGGAAATTTTAGAAATTAACAAAGAAAACGGACGTATTTCAGGTCTCATAAAATAA
- the glpK gene encoding glycerol kinase GlpK has product MNKKYLITLDEGTTSCRTIVFDSNAQIVATAQNEFTQYYPQSGWVEHDALEIWNTQLSTMQSAKNKAGIKSNDIVGLGITNQRETVVLWNKETGLPVYNAIVWQDRRTSEYCDTLNEHIDLVREKTGLIINPYFSGTKIRWILKNVPLAQKTLEEGKLLAGTIDTWLIWKLTNGKVHATDVSNASRTLLFNINTLEWDDELLELFEIPRSILPEVKSSSEIYGYVEPKHWSLRANGQVPIAGVAGDQQAALFGQLCDKPGMVKNTYGTGCFTLMNIGEKPILSKNKLLTTVAWKLGKDKVVYALEGSVFIAGAAIQWIRDGLRLIYNSAESDFYAYLAEKENTHNVYLVPSFTGLGAPYWDSYSRGAIFGLERGTKKEHIVKATLESIAFQSNDLLKAMASDLGKRVEVLKVDGGASNSNYLMQFQSSISNTKVVRPENTETTALGATFLAGLATGYWKDLDEIKKNTIINREFEPQMDVKEVEKLTHGWDVAVSRTLNWVKDVELGDK; this is encoded by the coding sequence ATGAACAAAAAATATTTAATTACATTAGACGAAGGTACTACTTCTTGTCGTACAATTGTATTTGATTCAAATGCACAAATTGTAGCTACTGCTCAAAATGAGTTCACTCAGTATTATCCACAGAGTGGTTGAGTAGAACATGATGCACTTGAAATTTGAAATACACAGCTTTCAACTATGCAATCAGCAAAGAACAAAGCAGGCATTAAATCGAATGATATTGTTGGTTTAGGAATTACAAACCAGAGAGAAACAGTTGTTTTATGGAATAAGGAAACTGGATTACCAGTTTATAATGCGATTGTTTGACAAGACCGTAGAACAAGTGAATATTGTGATACATTAAACGAACACATTGATTTAGTCCGTGAAAAAACTGGGTTAATCATTAATCCTTACTTTTCAGGAACTAAAATTAGATGAATTCTAAAAAATGTACCACTTGCACAAAAAACATTAGAAGAAGGTAAATTATTAGCAGGAACAATCGATACTTGATTGATTTGAAAATTAACAAATGGTAAAGTGCATGCGACTGATGTGTCGAATGCTTCACGTACACTTTTATTTAATATTAATACACTTGAATGAGATGATGAGTTATTGGAATTATTCGAAATTCCTCGTTCAATTTTGCCTGAAGTAAAATCATCTTCAGAAATTTATGGATATGTTGAACCAAAACACTGATCATTAAGAGCTAATGGTCAAGTCCCAATTGCTGGAGTAGCTGGGGACCAACAAGCTGCTTTATTTGGTCAATTGTGCGACAAACCAGGGATGGTAAAAAATACCTATGGTACAGGATGTTTTACCTTGATGAACATTGGTGAAAAACCAATTCTTTCAAAAAATAAACTATTAACAACTGTTGCTTGAAAACTTGGTAAAGACAAAGTTGTTTACGCACTTGAAGGATCTGTTTTCATCGCTGGGGCAGCGATTCAATGAATCCGGGACGGTTTAAGATTAATTTATAACTCAGCCGAATCAGATTTCTATGCTTATTTAGCTGAAAAAGAAAACACACATAATGTGTACTTAGTACCATCATTCACTGGTCTAGGTGCACCTTATTGAGATAGTTACTCACGTGGTGCGATCTTCGGATTAGAACGTGGTACAAAAAAAGAACACATTGTTAAAGCAACTTTAGAATCAATTGCTTTCCAATCAAATGACTTATTAAAAGCGATGGCGAGCGATTTAGGTAAAAGAGTTGAAGTGTTAAAAGTAGATGGAGGGGCAAGTAATTCAAACTATTTAATGCAATTCCAATCATCAATTTCAAATACTAAAGTTGTTCGTCCAGAAAACACAGAAACAACTGCTTTAGGAGCTACTTTCTTAGCTGGACTAGCAACTGGATATTGAAAAGATTTAGATGAAATTAAAAAGAATACGATTATTAATCGTGAATTCGAGCCTCAAATGGATGTAAAAGAAGTTGAAAAATTAACTCATGGATGAGATGTTGCGGTTTCAAGAACATTAAACTGAGTTAAAGATGTTGAATTAGGAGATAAATAA
- a CDS encoding nuclease-related domain-containing protein has product MNFEIYAELAEQNAENNFNKTYAIIGLVFMLLLFVGAIGFAIYYYLFKTRKKTQGFIFENNIVKQVKELAHKYKMEYVGPATYHYDGNIFEVDGIVFNEKFVIVLEYKSYKGHISGDSVSEYLYITNKNKGKKNKVSNFLIQNYKHIKHLYKMLNMNFMAISMIVTQKDTTYDIYNVDNYVVLSTEEDLASKFDFIYQELNHLPSKINIRDFKLVLNGMKANTLKEAKKFKKITKQNK; this is encoded by the coding sequence ATGAACTTTGAAATTTATGCTGAATTAGCTGAACAGAATGCAGAAAACAATTTTAATAAAACATACGCAATTATCGGTTTAGTTTTTATGTTGTTGCTTTTTGTAGGTGCAATAGGTTTTGCTATTTATTATTATTTATTCAAAACACGTAAGAAAACACAAGGATTTATTTTCGAAAATAATATTGTTAAACAAGTTAAAGAATTAGCTCATAAATACAAAATGGAATATGTCGGACCTGCGACCTATCATTACGATGGAAATATTTTTGAAGTTGATGGAATTGTATTTAACGAAAAATTTGTGATTGTTTTAGAATATAAAAGTTATAAAGGACACATTAGTGGTGATTCAGTAAGTGAATACTTATACATTACTAACAAAAATAAAGGTAAAAAAAATAAGGTTTCAAACTTTTTAATTCAAAACTACAAACACATTAAACATCTATATAAAATGTTAAATATGAATTTTATGGCCATTTCTATGATTGTTACACAAAAAGATACAACTTATGACATTTATAATGTAGATAATTATGTGGTGCTCTCAACTGAAGAAGATTTAGCTAGCAAGTTCGATTTTATTTATCAAGAATTAAATCACTTACCAAGCAAAATTAACATTCGTGACTTTAAATTAGTATTAAACGGAATGAAAGCTAACACTTTAAAAGAAGCAAAAAAATTCAAAAAAATCACTAAACAAAATAAATAA
- a CDS encoding MIP/aquaporin family protein, translated as MSDMVKILIGELLGTFALVLLGNGVVASVKFKNMFAANTRPNWVLITLAWGFAVFVGVIIANAFSTGAHLNPAVTVFLTIKGLKGTDAAAAVILKGVVYIVAQFIGAALAQVTLNFLNWQHIKENDAELLKGSSCTGPAHRKAFAQNFGYEFIGTVVLLASILAFAFGSNRLDALGPIPVTFVVMAIGMSLGSVTGYAINPARDLAPRLVYFATTKLFKKQIKNPVSPDFAYGLSVPVAAPLFAGVVMGLVSFAV; from the coding sequence ATGTCTGACATGGTCAAGATTTTAATTGGTGAACTTTTAGGTACGTTCGCTTTGGTATTATTAGGTAACGGTGTAGTAGCAAGTGTTAAGTTTAAAAACATGTTTGCTGCAAACACACGTCCAAACTGAGTTTTAATTACATTAGCATGAGGTTTTGCAGTTTTTGTTGGTGTAATTATTGCTAACGCATTCTCTACAGGTGCACACTTAAATCCAGCTGTAACTGTATTTTTAACAATCAAAGGACTTAAAGGTACAGATGCTGCTGCCGCAGTGATTTTAAAAGGTGTTGTGTACATTGTTGCTCAATTTATCGGTGCTGCATTAGCACAAGTAACATTGAACTTTTTAAATTGACAACACATTAAAGAAAATGATGCAGAATTATTAAAAGGATCAAGCTGTACAGGTCCTGCACACAGAAAAGCATTTGCACAAAACTTTGGATACGAATTTATCGGTACTGTAGTACTTTTAGCTTCCATTTTAGCTTTTGCTTTTGGTAGCAACAGATTAGATGCATTAGGACCAATTCCAGTTACATTTGTAGTTATGGCTATTGGTATGTCGTTAGGTTCTGTAACAGGTTACGCAATTAACCCTGCTCGTGACTTAGCACCAAGACTTGTTTACTTTGCTACAACTAAATTATTCAAAAAACAAATTAAAAATCCTGTTAGTCCAGATTTCGCATACGGATTATCAGTTCCTGTAGCAGCTCCTTTATTCGCTGGTGTTGTGATGGGATTAGTGAGTTTTGCAGTTTAA
- a CDS encoding ribonuclease J produces MPTDTRIIPLGGVQEIGKSTLLIEHNDHIFIIDAGIKFADTFTTGIKGIIPDYSYLNQPNKKVEALFITHGHEDHIGGVVYLVKQTRLNKIFAPRIAIQYLKAKFDEQKITKPIEFIEIDKKDSYYFANNEVRADFWTAQHSIPDAFGVRLTTPNGSLMCTGDFRFDYTPIGNYTDFARLDEIGKQGLTVLLSDSTNAMRPYHSPSESDILTDIKKHMENAKRKIIVTAFASNLTRVKVIIDLAVKMNKKILVFGRSMIQGIKIGRKLGYIDVPADVFADKKQLGSINENDLVILTTGSQGEQLAALSRMSYGKHPTIKIAKGDMIIFSSSPIPGNRMVIELLVNRLYKLGAIIKENGVDGYLHTSGHAYRHEHDKIFKLTKPKYFLPYHGEYRMSIVHGQSAIENGVDPKNVIVPQNGYVYLMRNNEIIPTKEKIDFGPVFIDGKSILNTTAALIKERNRLAQSGFVSVVVTINKKNNSVGKIQLLSRGCFFVKNSQELIEESKRIAHGAVLHYIKNTPNWSVPQIKKFLIERLSALYHKERRRDPIIIPIIFVIDPTTKKTHKKANQEEEKIIVRFENESNKNNNENAKTNNNTVKKSNKKDRISKETKKIIKDIEKQIFKDVTLEQFDDLDEEDEE; encoded by the coding sequence ATGCCAACAGATACTCGAATTATTCCGCTTGGTGGTGTTCAGGAAATAGGAAAATCAACATTATTAATTGAACACAATGACCACATCTTTATCATTGATGCTGGTATTAAATTCGCAGACACATTCACCACCGGAATTAAAGGAATTATTCCTGATTATTCATACCTAAATCAACCTAATAAAAAAGTCGAAGCATTATTCATTACTCACGGACACGAAGACCACATCGGTGGTGTAGTGTACTTGGTAAAACAAACAAGATTAAACAAAATTTTTGCTCCTAGAATTGCAATTCAATATTTAAAAGCAAAATTTGATGAACAAAAAATAACTAAACCAATTGAATTTATCGAAATTGATAAAAAAGATAGTTATTATTTCGCGAATAATGAAGTTCGTGCAGATTTTTGAACCGCTCAACACTCAATTCCAGACGCATTTGGAGTACGTTTAACTACCCCAAATGGTTCATTAATGTGTACTGGTGATTTTAGATTTGACTATACACCAATTGGTAACTATACTGACTTTGCTCGTTTAGATGAAATCGGAAAACAAGGTTTAACTGTTCTTTTAAGTGATTCAACAAATGCGATGAGACCGTACCACTCACCAAGTGAAAGTGACATTTTAACAGACATTAAAAAACACATGGAAAATGCAAAACGTAAAATTATTGTTACTGCTTTTGCTTCGAACTTAACTCGTGTTAAGGTGATTATTGACCTTGCCGTTAAAATGAATAAAAAGATTTTAGTTTTTGGTCGTTCGATGATTCAAGGAATTAAAATTGGTCGTAAATTGGGATACATTGATGTACCTGCTGATGTTTTTGCGGATAAAAAACAATTAGGTTCAATTAACGAAAATGATTTAGTGATCTTAACAACTGGATCTCAAGGTGAACAACTTGCAGCTTTATCAAGAATGTCATACGGAAAACATCCAACAATCAAAATCGCAAAAGGGGACATGATCATCTTTTCTTCTAGTCCCATCCCTGGCAATCGAATGGTAATTGAATTATTAGTTAATAGATTGTACAAATTAGGTGCGATCATTAAAGAAAATGGTGTTGACGGTTATCTACACACCAGTGGTCATGCTTATCGCCATGAACACGATAAAATTTTTAAATTAACTAAACCAAAGTACTTTTTACCATACCACGGTGAATACCGTATGTCAATTGTTCACGGTCAAAGTGCAATCGAAAACGGAGTTGATCCAAAAAATGTGATAGTACCACAAAATGGTTATGTTTACTTAATGCGTAACAATGAGATTATCCCGACTAAGGAAAAAATCGATTTTGGACCTGTTTTTATTGATGGAAAATCAATCTTAAATACAACCGCTGCTTTAATTAAAGAAAGAAATAGACTTGCACAAAGCGGTTTTGTTTCAGTGGTTGTTACAATTAATAAAAAGAATAATTCGGTGGGTAAAATTCAATTATTGTCTCGTGGTTGCTTCTTTGTTAAAAATTCACAAGAGTTAATCGAAGAAAGTAAAAGAATTGCCCACGGTGCGGTCTTACATTACATTAAGAATACTCCAAATTGATCTGTTCCACAGATTAAAAAGTTTTTAATTGAACGTTTGAGTGCACTTTACCACAAAGAACGTAGACGTGATCCGATTATTATTCCGATTATTTTTGTAATCGATCCAACAACCAAAAAAACACATAAAAAAGCAAATCAAGAAGAAGAAAAAATCATTGTTAGATTTGAAAATGAATCAAACAAAAACAACAATGAAAATGCTAAAACAAATAATAATACAGTCAAAAAATCAAATAAAAAAGATCGAATCTCAAAAGAAACTAAGAAAATAATCAAAGATATCGAAAAACAAATATTCAAAGATGTTACTTTAGAACAATTCGACGATTTAGATGAAGAAGACGAAGAATAG
- the upp gene encoding uracil phosphoribosyltransferase, with the protein MLKVIEHPLISIKLTYMRDKNANHSRFRRNLNEIASLMVYEILRDYETKPKKVVTPLEKEHVGFDFNKEIVIVPILRAGLGMLDGLLSLVPEARVGHIGVYRDETTHQPHQYFYKMPDVPKDSHILVVDPMLATGGSAVDAINLLKKDGFTNIQLCCLVGVREGVNFVEKNFGKDFPIFLANLDEKLNVNKYIEPGLGDAGDRIFGTK; encoded by the coding sequence ATGTTGAAAGTTATTGAACATCCGTTAATTTCAATTAAATTAACATATATGAGAGATAAAAATGCGAACCACTCTCGTTTTAGAAGAAATTTAAATGAAATTGCTTCATTAATGGTTTATGAAATTTTACGTGATTACGAAACTAAACCAAAAAAAGTTGTAACACCACTTGAAAAAGAACACGTTGGTTTTGATTTCAATAAAGAAATTGTCATTGTCCCAATTTTGCGTGCCGGTTTAGGTATGTTGGATGGTCTACTTAGTTTAGTCCCAGAAGCCCGCGTGGGACACATTGGTGTCTATCGTGATGAAACCACACATCAACCACATCAATATTTCTACAAAATGCCAGATGTACCAAAGGACTCACATATTTTAGTAGTTGACCCCATGCTGGCCACCGGTGGGAGTGCTGTGGATGCGATTAATTTACTTAAAAAAGATGGATTTACAAATATTCAATTGTGCTGCCTTGTTGGAGTACGAGAAGGTGTTAATTTTGTTGAAAAGAACTTTGGTAAAGATTTTCCAATCTTTTTAGCAAATTTAGATGAGAAACTAAATGTCAACAAATACATCGAACCTGGTCTTGGGGATGCTGGAGACCGTATCTTCGGGACAAAATAA